The Montipora capricornis isolate CH-2021 chromosome 1, ASM3666992v2, whole genome shotgun sequence genome contains a region encoding:
- the LOC138056761 gene encoding tigger transposable element-derived protein 6-like, protein MSKQLCNWLQKKTLTLEEKIRVLDHAEKNPKVGYRKLEELFGVGKTKIAALIKDKRTIRAQLSPNVPAGMFSNIKVVFLPPNTTSRLQPLDAGVIKNFKVRYRNFLLKFVVSRVNRGLTAPDIAKEVDVLQAIRWIKQAWDEVPEEIVQKCFDKCGFSNVVQNNARSEEEEDQEFAELVRRISQGETTAEEYVTADQEIPSCATLSKWRQRLRDEALDLYQKESEEPASKVVVVADSDKEGQDVDFEPPAPAIKSTTEALRLVNYLKEFASSTLQDEILVSKLSSVGQRFEDFKLLHLKQSTITDFFPS, encoded by the exons ATGTCTAAACAACTATGCAATTGGTTGCAAAAGAAAACCTTAACTCTGGAGGAGAAAATTCGCGTTTTAGATCATGCTGAAAAAAATCCTAAAGTTGGTTACAGAAAACTGGAGGAATTATTCGGCGTCGGAAAAACGAAGATTGCAGCATTGATCAAGGATAAACGAACAATAAGAGCGCA GTTGTCACCCAATGTCCCAGCAGGAATGTTTTCAAACATAAAAGTTGTCTTTCTCCCTCCCAATACGACATCACGACTTCAACCTCTCGATGCAGGCGTGATTAAGAATTTCAAAGTAAGGTACAGGAATTTCCTCCTGAAATTTGTTGTTTCACGTGTTAACCGCGGACTAACAGCTCCAGATATCGCCAAGGAAGTTGATGTTTTACAGGCAATAAGGTGGATCAAACAGGCCTGGGATGAAGTACCAGAAGAAATTGTTCAGAAGTGCTTCGACAAATGTGGATTTTCCAATGTGGTACAGAATAACGCGAGATCTGAGGAAGAAGAGGATCAAGAATTCGCAGAGCTTGTACGACGTATTAGTCAGGGCGAGACAACAGCTGAAGAATACGTAACTGCTGACCAAGAGATTCCATCATGTGCCACCCTCTCCAAATGGCGACAACGACTAAGGGATGAAGCCCTCGATCTCTATCAAAAAGAATCCGAGGAACCTGCTAGTAAAGTTGTAGTGGTCGCAGACAGTGACAAAGAAGGCCAAGATGTGGACTTCGAACCACCGGCTCCAGCCATCAAATCCACTACAGAAGCTCTTAGACTGGTTAACTACCTAAAGGAATTCGCCTCCTCAACGCTGCAAGATGAAATCCTCGTATCAAAATTAAGCAGCGTTGGTCAGCGCTTTGAAGATTTTAAACTGTTGCACCTGAAACAATCCACGATCACAGACTTCTTTCCTTCTTAA